In Corallococcus macrosporus, the following are encoded in one genomic region:
- the truB gene encoding tRNA pseudouridine(55) synthase TruB, which yields MDGVLVIDKPLGPTSFDVVRQVRGLLKVKKAGHTGTLDPMATGVLPVCLGEATKVAGIITEGDKAYDAVVRLGIETDTQDAQGKPTAEAPVPPLTAPLLEAVLSRFRGTFEQVPPMYSAVKVAGKRLYELARAGEEVERASRTVTVHELVLRDFSADRLTLSVRCTKGFYVRTLAYDLGRALGCGAHLEALRRTMSGPFTLARALPLGDLASLSREAVAGRLVSLADSLTDLPAVRVNADEARRVLHGVPVEVAPVPGRVRVLGPDDALLAMAEVVGGRLRYQRVFN from the coding sequence ATGGACGGCGTTCTCGTCATCGACAAGCCCCTGGGTCCCACGTCCTTCGACGTGGTCCGTCAGGTGCGCGGCCTGTTGAAGGTGAAGAAGGCGGGCCACACGGGCACGCTGGACCCCATGGCCACCGGCGTGCTGCCGGTGTGCCTGGGTGAGGCCACCAAGGTGGCCGGCATCATCACGGAAGGCGACAAGGCCTACGACGCCGTGGTGCGGCTCGGAATCGAGACGGACACCCAGGACGCCCAGGGCAAGCCCACGGCGGAGGCCCCGGTGCCCCCGCTGACGGCGCCGCTGCTGGAGGCCGTGCTGTCCCGCTTCCGGGGCACGTTTGAACAGGTCCCGCCCATGTACTCGGCGGTGAAGGTCGCCGGGAAGCGGCTCTATGAACTGGCGCGCGCGGGCGAGGAAGTGGAGCGGGCCAGCCGCACCGTCACCGTGCACGAGCTGGTGCTGCGCGACTTCTCCGCGGACCGGCTGACCCTGTCGGTGCGGTGCACGAAGGGCTTCTACGTGCGCACGCTGGCGTACGACCTGGGCCGCGCGCTGGGCTGCGGGGCGCACCTGGAGGCGCTGCGGCGCACGATGAGCGGCCCCTTCACCCTGGCGCGGGCGCTGCCCCTGGGGGACCTGGCGTCCCTTTCGCGCGAGGCCGTGGCCGGGCGGCTGGTGTCGCTGGCGGACTCGCTGACGGACCTGCCCGCCGTCCGGGTGAACGCGGACGAGGCGCGGCGCGTGCTGCACGGCGTCCCCGTGGAGGTCGCCCCCGTGCCGGGCCGGGTGCGGGTGCTGGGCCCGGATGACGCGCTGCTCGCCATGGCGGAAGTGGTGGGCGGGCGGCTGCGCTACCAGCGGGTGTTCAACTGA
- the rpsO gene encoding 30S ribosomal protein S15, whose translation MSLHQERKSELVTKFRTHESDTGSPEVQVALLSERINMLTEHFKTHKKDHHSRRGLLKLVGQRRRMLDYLKSKDVARYKKLIEGLGIRK comes from the coding sequence ATGTCGTTGCATCAGGAACGCAAGAGCGAGCTGGTCACGAAGTTCCGCACCCACGAGTCCGACACCGGCTCGCCCGAGGTGCAGGTGGCGCTGCTGTCCGAGCGCATCAACATGCTCACCGAGCACTTCAAGACCCACAAGAAGGACCACCACTCCCGCCGCGGTCTGCTGAAGCTGGTCGGTCAGCGCCGCCGCATGCTGGACTACCTCAAGTCCAAGGACGTGGCCCGCTACAAGAAGCTCATCGAGGGCCTCGGCATCCGCAAGTAG
- the rimP gene encoding ribosome maturation factor RimP, which yields MESKNIKQTVEEKAAALLDPIVANEGLELLDVEYVREREGWVLRLFIDKPGGRVGLEECSQVSRAVDPVLDVEDFIPQEYNLEVSSPGVNRPLKKPGHFERVKGQKVKVKTFGPLGEPPRKNFSGTLTDVAADAISVDVEGGGVFVIPFKDIAKANLEFEF from the coding sequence ATGGAGTCGAAGAACATCAAACAGACGGTGGAGGAGAAGGCAGCGGCGCTGCTGGACCCCATCGTGGCGAACGAAGGCCTGGAGCTCCTGGACGTGGAGTACGTCCGTGAGCGCGAGGGCTGGGTGTTGCGGCTGTTCATCGACAAGCCCGGTGGCCGGGTGGGACTGGAGGAGTGCTCCCAGGTGTCGCGCGCCGTGGATCCGGTGCTCGACGTGGAGGACTTCATCCCCCAGGAATACAACCTGGAAGTGTCCAGCCCCGGGGTGAACCGGCCCCTGAAGAAGCCGGGACACTTCGAACGGGTGAAGGGGCAGAAGGTCAAGGTGAAGACCTTCGGCCCGCTGGGCGAGCCTCCGCGGAAGAACTTCAGCGGCACGCTCACCGATGTGGCGGCCGACGCCATCTCCGTGGACGTGGAAGGGGGCGGCGTGTTCGTCATCCCCTTCAAGGACATCGCCAAGGCCAATCTGGAGTTCGAGTTCTAG
- the infB gene encoding translation initiation factor IF-2, whose protein sequence is MSKKRVHEIAKELKSHGIELDNKEVVTELAGLGYDVKSHSSSLDDDQATAAVQKILDKRKPKQAAPPVAAKGFVVRRKVGPPAGTSAPESQDAYAQNEQAYEPEPAQEPQAAAPVEPEPQQAPAAVEPPPAAVEQAPVARAPEAPAVTAAPPETPAATPTAAAPEAPTAPEAPAAPPVAATATPPVTPPSTPPPAAVVETPRAAEPTPATATPRSPTQESPRLPNPPTRSPVPPTARTPSSTSTSATVISRGPGYVQRPGSTGGRPGGPPGSRPGGPGGPGSRPGGPTGPGSRPGAPMQGGRPGSPPMNRPGAPMQARPGQTGPVRPSSPPTAGGTGAPVQPSGPTIMVGGVPHAQVAPTPGAQARPTATQAVVISRPLIQVRRVTPTTTQAKQYPMAPGRTALGTEKREYKVVPDHLGRGRELVDVSKNKERGQRKRTGPETTSVSKQELSDMVWGRIQIPIRGKKRKPTKKGAKTQITQMAEEKKVIKLQEGISVSDLGQRMGIRTAELIKKLMGMQKMATANQILDADTAELIASDYHWKVERVGFEVEDYLPEVEAKAEDERPRPPVVTIMGHVDHGKTSLLDAIRQASVAAGEAGGITQHIGAYSVSTARGDVTFLDTPGHEAFTSMRARGANVTDIVVLVVAADDGVMPQTIEAIKHAKQAEVPIVVAINKMDVPGANPDRVKKDLASQELVPEEWGGDTIMVPVSAKTKMNLDLLLENLALQAEVLELTANPARPSVGAIVEAKLERGRGPVATVLVQEGTLKLGDAIVTGTHYGRVRAMNNSRGESVKEVKPGYCAEVVGLSGVPTAGDAINVVSDEKAAKQIADHRGMKERQAELSKVSRESLDQLFAKTKAGGGPKELRVIIKADVQGSAEAVRQAVDKLTTHKVRVVIIDAGVGAITETDVMRAAASKGVVLGFNVKPESGAEAAAKAQQVTLQSYSIIYELIDGVRTEMEGLLEPIRTERKLGRAEVRNTFNVPKLGTIAGAAVLDGVMKRGSFVRLMRENKQLFSGKMASLRRFKDDVKEVAQGFECGIGIENFNDLKAGDIIEAYEIEETRQSLS, encoded by the coding sequence ATGTCGAAGAAGCGCGTTCACGAAATCGCCAAGGAGCTCAAGAGCCACGGGATTGAGCTCGACAACAAGGAGGTCGTGACCGAGCTCGCCGGGCTGGGTTACGACGTCAAGAGCCACTCGTCCTCGCTGGATGACGATCAGGCCACCGCCGCGGTCCAGAAGATCCTGGACAAGCGCAAGCCGAAGCAGGCCGCCCCGCCCGTCGCCGCGAAGGGATTCGTGGTGCGCCGCAAGGTCGGTCCTCCCGCGGGCACGTCCGCCCCGGAGAGCCAGGACGCCTACGCGCAGAACGAGCAGGCCTACGAGCCGGAGCCCGCGCAGGAGCCGCAGGCCGCCGCCCCCGTGGAGCCGGAGCCGCAGCAGGCTCCCGCCGCCGTGGAGCCGCCGCCCGCCGCCGTGGAGCAGGCCCCCGTGGCCCGCGCCCCGGAGGCCCCGGCCGTGACGGCCGCGCCGCCGGAGACCCCGGCCGCCACCCCCACCGCCGCAGCCCCGGAGGCGCCTACCGCGCCCGAGGCTCCGGCCGCTCCGCCTGTTGCCGCAACCGCCACCCCGCCCGTGACGCCGCCGTCCACCCCGCCTCCCGCGGCCGTGGTGGAGACGCCCCGGGCCGCCGAGCCGACCCCGGCCACGGCGACACCGCGCAGTCCTACGCAGGAGAGTCCCCGCTTGCCCAACCCCCCTACGCGCTCGCCGGTCCCGCCCACCGCACGGACGCCTTCTTCCACGTCGACGTCCGCGACGGTCATCTCCCGAGGTCCCGGTTACGTGCAGCGTCCGGGTTCCACGGGCGGGCGCCCTGGTGGGCCGCCGGGCAGCCGTCCGGGGGGTCCGGGTGGTCCCGGCAGTCGTCCGGGTGGGCCCACGGGTCCGGGCAGCCGTCCTGGCGCGCCCATGCAGGGGGGCCGTCCGGGCTCGCCGCCCATGAACCGTCCGGGAGCGCCCATGCAGGCGCGTCCGGGCCAGACGGGGCCGGTGCGTCCGTCCTCGCCTCCCACGGCCGGTGGCACCGGGGCTCCGGTGCAGCCGAGCGGCCCGACCATCATGGTCGGCGGCGTCCCGCACGCCCAGGTCGCGCCCACGCCGGGCGCCCAGGCGCGCCCCACGGCCACCCAGGCCGTGGTGATTTCGCGTCCGCTCATCCAGGTCCGCCGCGTCACGCCCACCACGACCCAGGCCAAGCAGTACCCCATGGCCCCGGGCCGCACGGCGCTCGGCACGGAGAAGCGCGAGTACAAGGTCGTCCCGGATCACCTGGGCCGCGGCCGCGAGCTCGTGGACGTCTCCAAGAACAAGGAGCGTGGCCAGCGCAAGCGCACGGGTCCTGAGACGACCAGCGTTTCGAAGCAGGAGCTGTCGGACATGGTCTGGGGCCGCATCCAGATCCCGATCCGCGGCAAGAAGCGCAAGCCCACGAAGAAGGGCGCCAAGACGCAGATCACCCAGATGGCCGAGGAGAAGAAGGTCATCAAGCTCCAGGAGGGCATCAGCGTCTCCGACCTGGGTCAGCGCATGGGCATCCGCACCGCGGAGCTCATCAAGAAGCTGATGGGCATGCAGAAGATGGCCACGGCGAACCAGATCCTGGACGCCGACACCGCGGAGCTCATCGCCAGCGACTACCACTGGAAGGTCGAGCGCGTCGGCTTCGAGGTGGAGGACTACCTGCCGGAGGTGGAGGCCAAGGCGGAGGACGAGCGTCCCCGTCCGCCGGTGGTCACCATCATGGGCCACGTCGACCACGGCAAGACGAGCCTGCTGGACGCCATCCGCCAGGCCAGCGTGGCCGCGGGCGAGGCGGGCGGCATCACCCAGCACATCGGCGCGTACAGCGTGTCCACCGCGCGCGGCGACGTCACGTTCCTGGACACCCCGGGCCACGAGGCCTTCACGTCCATGCGCGCCCGTGGCGCCAACGTGACGGACATCGTGGTGCTGGTGGTGGCCGCGGACGACGGCGTGATGCCCCAGACCATCGAGGCCATCAAGCACGCGAAGCAGGCGGAGGTGCCCATCGTCGTCGCCATCAACAAGATGGACGTCCCGGGCGCCAACCCCGACCGCGTGAAGAAGGACCTCGCGAGCCAGGAGCTGGTGCCGGAAGAGTGGGGCGGCGACACCATCATGGTGCCCGTCTCCGCGAAGACGAAGATGAACCTGGATCTCCTCCTGGAGAACCTGGCGCTGCAGGCCGAAGTCCTCGAGCTGACCGCCAACCCGGCGCGTCCGTCCGTGGGCGCCATCGTGGAAGCGAAGCTGGAGCGTGGCCGCGGTCCCGTGGCCACGGTGCTGGTGCAGGAGGGCACGCTCAAGCTGGGCGACGCCATCGTCACCGGCACGCACTACGGCCGCGTCCGCGCCATGAACAACAGCCGCGGCGAGTCCGTGAAGGAAGTGAAGCCGGGCTACTGCGCGGAGGTCGTCGGCCTGTCCGGCGTGCCCACCGCGGGTGACGCCATCAACGTCGTCTCCGACGAGAAGGCGGCCAAGCAGATCGCCGACCACCGCGGCATGAAGGAGCGGCAGGCGGAGCTCAGCAAGGTCAGCCGCGAGTCCCTGGACCAGCTCTTCGCCAAGACGAAGGCGGGCGGCGGGCCCAAGGAGCTGCGCGTCATCATCAAGGCGGACGTGCAGGGCTCGGCGGAGGCCGTGCGCCAGGCGGTGGACAAGCTCACCACGCACAAGGTGCGGGTGGTCATCATCGACGCGGGCGTGGGCGCCATCACGGAGACCGACGTCATGCGCGCCGCCGCTTCCAAGGGCGTCGTGCTGGGCTTCAACGTGAAGCCGGAGTCGGGCGCGGAGGCCGCGGCCAAGGCGCAGCAGGTGACGCTGCAGAGCTACTCCATCATCTACGAGCTCATCGACGGGGTTCGCACGGAGATGGAGGGCCTCCTGGAGCCCATCCGCACCGAGCGCAAGCTGGGCCGTGCGGAGGTGCGCAACACCTTCAACGTGCCGAAGCTGGGCACCATCGCCGGCGCGGCCGTCCTGGACGGCGTGATGAAGCGCGGCTCGTTCGTGCGCCTCATGCGCGAGAACAAGCAGCTCTTCTCCGGGAAGATGGCGTCGCTGCGCCGCTTCAAGGACGACGTGAAGGAAGTCGCGCAGGGCTTCGAGTGCGGTATCGGCATCGAGAACTTCAACGACCTCAAGGCCGGCGACATCATCGAGGCCTACGAGATCGAGGAGACCCGGCAGAGCCTCTCGTAA
- a CDS encoding FecR family protein, translating into MALPPGCTADEKPRGPTEAPLPPPVARAHLRELTGDVQIKRAVADEWSPARDELPLYENDKVRTEAGASAQIVFANGSTLHLGGDSLVGIAESKLRTDVTVLRGRVDATLEKPATQSLSVTTPSATVRAGRKIEFQ; encoded by the coding sequence ATGGCCCTTCCTCCCGGCTGCACCGCCGATGAGAAGCCCCGTGGGCCCACCGAGGCGCCCCTGCCGCCGCCGGTCGCGCGCGCGCACCTGCGGGAGCTGACGGGGGACGTGCAGATCAAACGCGCGGTGGCGGACGAGTGGAGCCCCGCGCGCGACGAGCTGCCCCTCTACGAAAACGACAAGGTCCGCACCGAGGCCGGGGCCAGCGCCCAGATCGTGTTCGCCAATGGGAGCACGCTGCACCTGGGGGGCGATTCCCTGGTGGGAATCGCGGAGAGCAAGCTTCGAACGGACGTCACCGTCCTGAGGGGACGGGTGGACGCCACCCTCGAGAAGCCGGCCACCCAGTCGCTGTCCGTCACCACCCCATCCGCCACCGTCCGGGCGGGCAGGAAGATTGAATTCCAATGA
- a CDS encoding carbon-nitrogen hydrolase family protein: protein MHLIAAAQMVSTADKAHNLDVATRLVRQAASLGAHLVGLPENFSWMGPEPERPSAAEALDGPTLSRMAELARGTKTTLLAGSILEEGAPGGRLYNTSVLFGPDGARLAVYRKMHLFDVDVGDGATYQESAAVAPGTEVVAVDTPVGRLGMSVCYDLRFPELYRRLSKDGATLLAVPAAFTMMTGKDHWEVLLRARAIENQAYVLAPAQGGRHSAQRLTYGHAMVVDPWGLVTARASEGEGLALAPVDPELQARIRRNLPCLAHRRLD from the coding sequence ATGCACCTCATCGCCGCCGCCCAGATGGTGTCCACCGCGGACAAGGCCCACAACCTGGACGTGGCCACGCGCCTCGTGCGCCAGGCCGCCTCCCTGGGAGCCCACCTGGTGGGCCTGCCCGAGAACTTCTCCTGGATGGGTCCGGAGCCCGAGCGCCCCTCCGCCGCGGAAGCGCTGGACGGCCCGACCCTGAGCCGGATGGCGGAGCTGGCGCGGGGGACGAAGACGACGCTGCTGGCGGGCTCCATCCTGGAGGAGGGAGCGCCCGGCGGCCGGCTCTACAACACCAGCGTGCTGTTCGGCCCGGACGGCGCCCGGCTGGCCGTGTACCGGAAGATGCACCTGTTCGACGTGGACGTGGGCGACGGGGCCACCTACCAGGAGTCCGCGGCGGTGGCGCCCGGGACGGAGGTGGTGGCGGTGGACACCCCGGTCGGCCGGCTGGGCATGAGCGTCTGCTACGACCTGCGCTTCCCGGAGCTGTACCGCCGGCTGTCGAAGGACGGGGCCACGCTGCTCGCGGTGCCGGCGGCCTTCACGATGATGACCGGCAAGGACCACTGGGAGGTGCTGCTGCGCGCCCGCGCCATCGAGAACCAGGCGTACGTGCTGGCGCCGGCCCAGGGCGGGCGGCACTCGGCGCAGCGGCTGACGTACGGCCACGCCATGGTGGTGGACCCGTGGGGCCTGGTGACGGCGCGGGCCTCCGAGGGCGAGGGACTGGCGCTGGCGCCGGTGGACCCGGAGCTCCAGGCACGCATCCGGCGGAATTTGCCGTGCCTGGCGCACCGGCGGCTGGACTAG
- the nusA gene encoding transcription termination factor NusA, which yields MPTPANPAVNLNLVLDQVAKDKGIERAVLIATLEDAMNTAAKKHFGQDRNLEAKYDPEKGVVELFQAITVVAEITDPVQAVNQITMDEAHKKGMEVEPGDELVFQIFYRDEDAAEAKAQDDQYGDILRLKTFRRGFGRIAAQTAKQVILQRTRDAERENVFNEYKDRKNEIVTGIARRFERGNIVVDLGRAEAVLPVREQVPRETYRPGDRVQAYVLDVLRESKGPQIVLSRASVNLLTKLFEMEVPEIAEGIVVIEAAAREPGGRAKIAVSSRDSDVDPVGACVGMKGSRVQAVVQELRGEKIDIVPYDEDPARFVCSALAPAEVSRVIIDEANHAMELIVPDDQLSLAIGRRGQNVRLAAQLTGWKLDINSESRVREMREFASRSLGALPGVNEMLVETLYAHGFRQARDVADANAEVLAQIPGIDPTRIPSMQEEAKKRMVEDQQELSRMDYEREQARLAEARRHPDELSQPERMARVRGVGEKTIEQLILAGYRTVEDIANEKDLTRLGDVPGVGIKKARQLKSAAENYLVEEAKLRAELNAERGLLASAGGSEGAEAAKAP from the coding sequence ATGCCCACGCCCGCCAACCCGGCAGTCAACCTCAACCTCGTCCTGGATCAGGTCGCCAAGGACAAGGGCATCGAACGGGCCGTGCTCATTGCCACCCTCGAGGACGCGATGAACACCGCGGCCAAGAAGCACTTTGGCCAGGACCGCAACCTGGAGGCCAAGTACGACCCGGAGAAGGGCGTCGTGGAGCTCTTCCAGGCCATCACCGTGGTCGCGGAGATCACCGACCCCGTCCAGGCGGTCAATCAGATCACCATGGACGAGGCCCACAAGAAGGGCATGGAAGTGGAGCCCGGCGACGAGCTCGTCTTCCAGATCTTCTACCGGGACGAGGACGCCGCCGAGGCGAAGGCCCAGGACGACCAGTACGGCGACATCCTGCGCCTGAAGACCTTCCGCCGCGGCTTCGGCCGCATCGCCGCGCAGACGGCCAAGCAGGTCATCCTGCAGCGCACCCGCGACGCCGAGCGCGAGAACGTCTTCAACGAGTACAAGGACCGCAAGAACGAGATCGTCACGGGCATCGCCCGCCGGTTCGAGCGCGGCAACATCGTGGTGGACCTGGGCCGCGCGGAGGCCGTGCTGCCCGTGCGCGAGCAGGTCCCGCGTGAGACCTACCGCCCCGGCGACCGCGTCCAGGCGTACGTGCTGGACGTGCTCCGTGAGTCCAAGGGCCCGCAGATCGTCCTGTCGCGCGCGTCCGTGAACCTGCTCACCAAGCTTTTCGAGATGGAGGTGCCGGAGATCGCCGAAGGCATCGTCGTCATCGAGGCGGCGGCGCGTGAGCCCGGTGGCCGCGCGAAGATCGCCGTGTCCAGCCGTGACTCGGACGTGGACCCCGTGGGCGCGTGCGTGGGCATGAAGGGCAGCCGCGTGCAGGCGGTGGTGCAGGAGCTGCGCGGAGAGAAGATCGACATCGTCCCCTACGACGAGGATCCGGCGCGCTTCGTGTGTTCGGCCCTGGCCCCCGCGGAGGTCAGCCGCGTCATCATCGACGAGGCGAACCACGCGATGGAGCTCATCGTCCCGGACGACCAGCTGTCGCTGGCCATCGGCCGGCGCGGCCAGAACGTGCGTCTGGCGGCTCAGCTGACCGGCTGGAAGCTGGACATCAACAGCGAGAGCCGCGTGCGGGAGATGCGCGAGTTCGCCAGCCGTTCGCTGGGCGCGCTGCCGGGCGTCAACGAGATGCTGGTGGAGACGCTCTACGCGCACGGCTTCCGTCAGGCGCGCGACGTGGCGGACGCGAACGCGGAGGTGCTGGCGCAGATCCCCGGCATCGACCCCACCCGCATCCCCTCCATGCAGGAGGAGGCCAAGAAGCGCATGGTGGAGGACCAGCAGGAGCTGTCGCGCATGGACTACGAGCGCGAGCAGGCCCGCCTGGCCGAGGCCCGCCGCCACCCGGACGAGCTGTCCCAGCCGGAGCGCATGGCGCGCGTGCGCGGCGTCGGCGAGAAGACCATCGAGCAGCTCATCCTCGCCGGCTACCGCACGGTGGAGGACATCGCGAACGAGAAGGACCTCACCCGCCTGGGTGACGTGCCGGGTGTGGGCATCAAGAAGGCCCGCCAGCTGAAGAGCGCGGCGGAGAACTACCTGGTGGAAGAGGCGAAGCTGCGCGCGGAACTGAACGCGGAGCGGGGGCTGCTGGCTTCGGCTGGTGGCTCGGAGGGCGCTGAAGCGGCCAAGGCACCGTAA
- a CDS encoding YlxR family protein encodes MRRETKRPGTHPTEITTSGPVRTCVGCGSRKSQAELTRFVVGPQGGVVADRRRRLPGRGAYLCGAGCLTAALKRKALGRAFRGKAGQVDPSALGQAWE; translated from the coding sequence ATGCGCCGCGAAACCAAACGGCCCGGGACACATCCCACGGAAATCACGACGTCAGGTCCGGTCCGGACCTGCGTCGGGTGCGGTTCGCGCAAGTCACAGGCGGAACTCACCCGGTTCGTGGTAGGTCCCCAGGGCGGCGTGGTGGCGGACAGGCGGCGGAGGCTGCCAGGGCGGGGGGCGTACCTGTGCGGTGCCGGTTGTCTGACGGCAGCGCTCAAGCGTAAGGCGCTGGGCAGGGCCTTCCGGGGCAAGGCGGGGCAGGTCGACCCGTCAGCACTCGGACAGGCTTGGGAGTGA
- the rbfA gene encoding 30S ribosome-binding factor RbfA — MTTHARPERVGQEIQAAIGALLTRGELRDPRIGFITITGVKVSPDLRVAKVFYSMLGTDQEKADTQKGLEAAKGFVRREVTSAVNLRVSPEIFFAFDASVGEGDKIDRLLREVRGKEGW, encoded by the coding sequence ATGACGACGCATGCACGACCCGAGCGCGTGGGGCAGGAAATCCAGGCGGCCATTGGCGCCCTGCTGACGCGGGGGGAATTGCGCGACCCGCGCATCGGCTTCATCACCATCACCGGCGTGAAGGTGTCGCCGGACCTGCGGGTGGCGAAGGTGTTCTATTCGATGCTGGGCACGGACCAGGAGAAGGCGGACACCCAGAAGGGCCTGGAGGCCGCCAAGGGCTTCGTGCGCCGCGAGGTGACGTCCGCGGTCAACCTGCGCGTGTCGCCGGAAATCTTCTTCGCCTTCGACGCGTCGGTGGGCGAGGGCGATAAGATCGACCGGCTCCTGCGCGAGGTGCGCGGCAAGGAAGGCTGGTAG
- a CDS encoding DUF503 domain-containing protein, protein MFVGVARLTLQIPESASLKSKRQVLRRVTDRVKARFNVAVAEVDDQDLWQKASVALAVVGNERPHVDEQLEKIIHFIEEMYVAPLMARETEILAFGDTLYSDNRPTGFRAPAKVPAPEDEDAHLSPEDAHAHSEAAIARFLRSDRSLAEAEGLGSWEQRHEGAGPGPGPSRPTGDGGSLTLDDARAKARALRNPRDWEKK, encoded by the coding sequence ATGTTCGTCGGTGTCGCACGCCTCACCCTCCAGATTCCGGAGAGCGCCTCGCTGAAGTCCAAGCGGCAGGTGCTCCGCCGGGTGACGGACCGGGTGAAGGCCCGCTTCAACGTGGCCGTCGCGGAAGTGGACGACCAGGACCTGTGGCAGAAGGCGTCCGTGGCCCTGGCGGTCGTGGGCAACGAGCGCCCGCACGTGGATGAGCAGCTGGAGAAGATCATCCACTTCATCGAAGAGATGTACGTCGCGCCGCTGATGGCCCGGGAGACGGAGATCCTCGCCTTCGGGGACACGCTCTATTCCGACAACCGGCCCACGGGCTTCCGCGCCCCGGCGAAGGTGCCGGCGCCGGAGGACGAGGACGCCCACCTGTCCCCCGAGGACGCGCACGCGCACTCGGAGGCGGCCATCGCCCGGTTCCTGCGCAGCGACCGCTCGCTGGCGGAAGCGGAAGGGCTGGGCTCGTGGGAGCAGCGGCACGAGGGCGCGGGCCCCGGGCCCGGACCGTCCCGCCCCACGGGTGACGGTGGAAGCTTGACGCTGGACGACGCGCGGGCGAAGGCCCGGGCGCTGCGCAACCCGCGAGACTGGGAGAAGAAATGA